A region from the Thauera humireducens genome encodes:
- a CDS encoding efflux RND transporter periplasmic adaptor subunit, with translation MKTTNNAFLKPAVVAALSALFLASCSGGKEQGGAPAPGAPQAPAVTVQTVKVEELAMVAELPGRTSPYLIAELRPQVTGILTQRAFTEGSEVKAGQVLYRIDAGPYQAAFDSAKASLARAEANLQVARLKALRHADLVKIEAVSKQANDDAQAVLKQAEADLAAARAALDKAKIDLDYTQLKSPISGRIGRSAVTAGALVTANQAQSLATVQQLDPIYVDLTQSSAELLRMRREIEAGRLTASAKGDVAVKLLLEDGSEYSAEGRLALSEVTVDEGTGSVTLRAQFPNAKGVLLPGMYVRARLPQGTRSEAIRVPHRALSRDTRGNAQVMVVNAENKVEARPVQVAQSLGSNWVVTGGLAAGERIIVDGLQKVRPGAPVQAQEAAAEREAGASAAVAPK, from the coding sequence ATGAAGACCACGAACAATGCCTTCCTCAAGCCCGCCGTGGTGGCGGCGCTCAGCGCGCTGTTCCTTGCATCCTGCAGTGGCGGCAAGGAACAGGGGGGCGCACCGGCCCCTGGGGCCCCGCAGGCACCGGCCGTTACCGTGCAGACCGTCAAGGTCGAGGAACTGGCGATGGTGGCCGAGCTGCCCGGCCGCACCAGCCCCTACCTGATCGCCGAGCTGCGACCGCAGGTCACGGGCATCCTGACCCAGCGCGCCTTCACCGAGGGCAGCGAGGTCAAGGCGGGACAGGTCTTGTACCGCATCGATGCCGGGCCCTATCAGGCGGCTTTCGACAGCGCGAAGGCGAGCCTCGCCCGTGCCGAGGCCAACCTGCAGGTCGCGCGGCTGAAGGCCCTGCGCCATGCCGATCTGGTGAAGATCGAGGCGGTCAGCAAGCAGGCCAATGACGATGCCCAGGCCGTGCTCAAGCAGGCCGAGGCCGACCTCGCCGCCGCCCGGGCTGCGCTTGACAAGGCGAAGATCGACCTCGACTACACTCAGCTCAAGTCGCCGATCAGCGGGCGTATCGGTCGCTCGGCGGTGACTGCCGGGGCGCTCGTCACCGCGAACCAGGCGCAGTCTCTGGCGACGGTGCAGCAGCTCGACCCGATCTATGTCGACCTGACCCAGTCCAGTGCCGAACTGCTGCGCATGCGTCGCGAGATCGAGGCGGGGCGGCTCACGGCGAGTGCGAAGGGTGACGTGGCGGTCAAGCTGCTGCTCGAGGACGGCAGCGAGTACTCCGCCGAAGGCAGGCTCGCGCTGTCGGAGGTCACGGTGGACGAAGGCACGGGCAGCGTGACCTTGCGTGCCCAGTTCCCGAATGCCAAGGGCGTGCTTCTGCCAGGCATGTACGTGCGTGCTCGCTTGCCGCAGGGCACGCGCAGCGAGGCGATCCGGGTGCCCCACAGGGCGTTGTCGCGCGATACGCGCGGCAATGCGCAGGTGATGGTGGTGAACGCGGAGAACAAGGTCGAGGCGCGTCCGGTCCAGGTGGCGCAGTCGCTCGGTTCGAACTGGGTGGTCACCGGTGGCCTGGCGGCCGGGGAGCGCATCATCGTTGATGGCCTGCAGAAGGTCCGCCCCGGCGCGCCCGTGCAGGCGCAGGAAGCGGCTGCCGAGCGCGAGGCCGGCGCTTCCGCCGCCGTCGCGCCGAAGTGA